One window of uncultured Methanoregula sp. genomic DNA carries:
- a CDS encoding metal-dependent transcriptional regulator — protein sequence MTSEQLEEYLESILDIEAKDGIAKTSAIAKCLKVAPASVTEALQVLSEKGFVHYEPYKGATLTDLGREMAQKVKRRHRLLEVFLTDVLHINREHVHDEACKMEHTLSDETECALCKLLKAPARCPHGSLIEACNRKVESCSACLAGKESASTCSRDEPLIPVTSLVPGQKATIAFIRGDNSVVQRLTDLGLTIRTEIQLIRKAPLLGPVEIGVRKTKLAIDHGIADHIFVTTCAENAG from the coding sequence ATGACCTCAGAGCAGCTGGAAGAATATCTTGAAAGCATCCTGGATATCGAGGCCAAGGACGGGATAGCCAAGACATCCGCGATTGCGAAATGCCTGAAAGTTGCACCAGCCAGTGTCACCGAGGCGCTCCAGGTGCTCTCTGAAAAAGGGTTTGTCCATTACGAACCGTACAAAGGAGCAACCCTGACGGATTTGGGCCGGGAGATGGCGCAGAAGGTCAAACGCCGCCACCGTCTTCTTGAAGTGTTCCTGACTGATGTCCTTCACATCAACCGGGAGCATGTCCATGACGAGGCCTGTAAAATGGAGCACACGCTCTCCGATGAGACCGAATGTGCCCTCTGCAAGCTGTTGAAAGCCCCGGCCCGGTGTCCCCACGGCAGCCTGATCGAAGCCTGCAACCGGAAGGTGGAGAGCTGCTCTGCCTGCCTTGCGGGAAAAGAATCTGCTTCCACCTGCTCCCGTGACGAGCCGTTGATACCCGTCACCTCCCTTGTGCCCGGCCAGAAGGCCACCATTGCGTTCATACGGGGTGACAACAGTGTTGTCCAGCGCCTGACCGATCTGGGGCTTACCATCAGGACCGAGATCCAGCTGATCCGGAAAGCCCCCCTGCTCGGCCCTGTCGAGATTGGTGTGCGGAAGACAAAGCTCGCCATCGATCACGGCATTGCCGACCACATCTTTGTCACGACATGTGCGGAGAATGCGGGATGA
- a CDS encoding GTP-binding protein, with protein sequence MISTGINALDEMLGGGIPGGNRVLYSMEPGVDGQLFMISTLSAALKKGLTCLVILPNTTVDAFRHDAIAMQVDKKNLCSDKLIFIDAIDRERIQKGAVSRDEKARDWKARIQKVCRDNRIDVIFAYFDLLYEEFGLETGLSILESARQKRTTLILEHLNLEGAPIIQRFIREHSFDLVLTIRSSFHPLPQFSYFTLLHASWAPLPVRSIPFSINEGKVVPYIPKIVVTGPENSGKSTFVSHASVAGQEQARAGASGGTTTVTMDFGRLYWKNFDITLYGTPGCQEFDPQILPTLRHAMGVVIVIDATDPGMLPRANYLAGLVTKQRIPFVIAANRKDQPDPITEREIRTSLALPREIPLYFISADNREDVRRVLESLVDYITRISS encoded by the coding sequence ATGATTTCAACCGGGATAAATGCACTGGATGAGATGCTGGGGGGAGGAATCCCCGGGGGCAACAGGGTACTCTACAGCATGGAACCCGGGGTCGACGGCCAGCTCTTCATGATCTCCACCCTTTCCGCAGCACTGAAAAAAGGGCTGACCTGCCTCGTCATCCTGCCCAATACCACGGTCGATGCTTTCCGTCACGATGCAATCGCCATGCAGGTTGACAAAAAAAACCTCTGCTCGGACAAACTGATATTCATCGATGCGATTGACCGGGAAAGGATCCAGAAAGGTGCGGTATCACGGGATGAAAAAGCCCGGGACTGGAAGGCCCGGATCCAGAAAGTCTGCCGGGACAACCGGATCGATGTTATCTTTGCCTATTTTGATCTCCTGTACGAAGAGTTCGGACTCGAAACAGGTCTCAGTATCCTTGAATCGGCCCGGCAGAAGAGAACAACACTCATCCTGGAGCACCTCAATCTCGAAGGAGCACCCATTATCCAGCGGTTTATCAGGGAACATTCATTCGACCTTGTCCTGACGATCCGGTCTTCCTTCCACCCCCTCCCCCAGTTCAGTTACTTTACCCTCCTCCATGCATCATGGGCACCGCTTCCCGTCCGGTCGATCCCCTTTTCCATCAACGAAGGAAAAGTTGTCCCGTACATCCCCAAGATTGTCGTGACCGGCCCGGAAAACTCAGGCAAATCAACGTTCGTATCCCATGCATCCGTAGCGGGACAGGAGCAGGCCCGGGCCGGTGCGAGTGGCGGGACGACAACCGTGACCATGGACTTCGGACGGCTGTACTGGAAAAATTTTGATATCACGCTTTACGGGACCCCCGGATGCCAGGAGTTCGATCCCCAGATCCTGCCCACGCTCCGGCATGCCATGGGCGTCGTGATCGTGATCGATGCCACCGATCCCGGCATGCTCCCGCGGGCGAACTATCTTGCCGGGCTTGTCACAAAGCAGCGGATTCCGTTTGTGATTGCTGCGAACCGGAAGGATCAGCCGGACCCCATAACGGAGAGAGAGATCCGCACATCACTCGCACTCCCCCGCGAGATTCCGCTGTATTTTATTTCTGCAGATAACAGGGAGGATGTCCGCAGGGTCCTTGAATCACTGGTCGATTATATAACCCGGATTTCTTCCTGA
- the dph5 gene encoding diphthine synthase — MLTFVGLGLFDKTDISEKGLRCIRDADHVFLECYTSLLMGSSREDLEAYYGKPVHPLFREDVEQHPDELLRLAQDGNVAFLCAGDPMVSTTHADLRMRAGSRGIRTAIIHAASISSAVCGLSGLQNYRFGKSCSLPFPQKNWFPTTPFDVVEKNLAQNLHTIVYLDIQNERYMTVPEAVTLLDQMAAQKGTAIPLYVGIARAGSDNPIVLAGTGSILAAAEFGPPLHILIVPAELHDMEREYLEMFAGL; from the coding sequence ATGCTGACATTTGTTGGCCTCGGGCTTTTCGATAAGACTGATATTTCGGAGAAAGGACTCCGGTGCATCAGGGATGCTGACCACGTATTCCTTGAATGTTATACGTCGCTTCTCATGGGATCGTCGCGGGAAGACCTGGAGGCATATTACGGGAAACCGGTGCACCCCCTTTTCCGGGAAGACGTTGAACAACACCCTGATGAACTGCTCAGGCTTGCACAGGATGGCAATGTGGCGTTCCTGTGTGCCGGCGATCCCATGGTCTCCACAACGCATGCAGACCTGCGGATGCGGGCAGGCTCCCGGGGCATCAGGACGGCCATCATCCACGCGGCCTCCATCTCCAGTGCTGTCTGCGGGCTTTCCGGGCTCCAGAACTACCGGTTCGGGAAATCCTGCTCCCTCCCCTTCCCGCAGAAGAACTGGTTCCCGACAACCCCGTTTGACGTGGTTGAAAAAAACCTGGCACAGAACCTGCACACCATCGTGTATCTCGATATCCAGAACGAGCGGTACATGACGGTTCCGGAGGCGGTAACCCTGCTCGATCAGATGGCTGCACAAAAGGGGACCGCAATTCCCCTCTATGTCGGAATCGCCCGGGCTGGATCGGATAATCCCATAGTCCTGGCCGGGACGGGAAGCATCCTTGCAGCAGCAGAGTTCGGCCCGCCACTCCATATCCTCATAGTGCCTGCGGAGCTCCATGATATGGAGCGGGAGTACCTGGAGATGTTTGCAGGCTTATGA
- a CDS encoding DUF357 domain-containing protein, with amino-acid sequence MKIEQCQAILAESISLCQVTGPPGTPLGRTGEAVLLMARSYESDGRGFSEGGDPVNALASYWYASGWLHFGIAYGLLSCRGNALPCIFTGSFERISAENREKLAEKTGRYARLLDTARSSVECAPDPSTPGHAFAGRVLCIAGTYAGYGKLCRESDTTEKALACFSYGHGWLDAGVTAGLFSVTANRDIFTV; translated from the coding sequence ATGAAGATCGAACAATGCCAGGCAATTCTTGCAGAATCCATTTCGCTCTGCCAGGTTACCGGGCCTCCTGGTACCCCCCTCGGCCGGACGGGCGAAGCGGTCCTGCTGATGGCCAGGTCCTACGAGAGCGATGGCAGGGGATTTTCAGAAGGGGGCGACCCCGTCAATGCCCTCGCCAGTTACTGGTACGCTTCCGGGTGGCTGCATTTCGGCATCGCATACGGTCTCCTTTCCTGCAGGGGAAACGCCCTCCCCTGCATATTCACGGGATCTTTTGAGCGGATTTCTGCCGAAAACAGGGAAAAACTCGCAGAAAAAACCGGCCGTTATGCCCGGTTGCTCGATACCGCCCGGTCATCCGTAGAATGTGCCCCGGATCCATCCACGCCGGGCCATGCGTTTGCCGGAAGGGTGCTGTGCATTGCAGGAACGTATGCGGGCTACGGGAAGCTGTGCAGGGAGAGTGATACCACAGAAAAAGCCCTTGCCTGTTTCAGCTACGGGCACGGGTGGCTGGATGCCGGAGTTACGGCCGGGCTCTTTTCAGTCACGGCCAACCGCGATATCTTTACAGTATAA